A portion of the Natronococcus sp. AD-5 genome contains these proteins:
- a CDS encoding methyltransferase domain-containing protein — protein MSTTVNERELENRVKEIYRDVADEPDEEFHFEMGRGLAERLGYSPTELDRIPQEAVDSFAGVGYHVDLADLTEGDRVLDLGSGSGTDAFVAALRVGDGGHVIGLDMTDEQLAKSRRLRDEAGVPNVSFEKGYIEELPFEDGTIDAVLSNGVINLSAKKERVFEEVSRVLVPGGRLAISDIISERQMPERIKGDADLWAACIGGAMQIDDYTDVIEMPGFADVEVRENPQYEFVSERAQGACQAYGVKSISLRARNR, from the coding sequence ATGAGCACCACAGTCAACGAACGCGAACTGGAGAACAGGGTAAAAGAAATATACCGAGACGTCGCCGACGAACCGGACGAGGAGTTTCATTTCGAAATGGGACGCGGGTTGGCGGAGCGACTCGGCTACTCGCCCACGGAGCTCGATCGGATCCCGCAAGAGGCCGTCGATTCCTTCGCCGGCGTCGGCTATCACGTGGATCTCGCCGACCTCACCGAGGGGGATCGCGTCCTCGATCTCGGCAGCGGCTCCGGGACGGACGCCTTCGTCGCGGCGCTTCGAGTCGGCGACGGCGGGCACGTGATCGGGCTCGACATGACCGACGAACAGCTGGCGAAGTCGCGCCGACTCCGCGACGAAGCCGGAGTACCGAACGTCTCCTTCGAAAAAGGGTACATCGAGGAGCTACCGTTCGAGGACGGGACCATCGACGCCGTGTTGTCGAACGGCGTGATCAACCTCTCCGCGAAGAAAGAGCGCGTCTTCGAGGAGGTGAGCCGCGTTCTCGTCCCCGGCGGGAGGCTGGCGATCTCGGACATCATCAGCGAGCGGCAGATGCCGGAGCGAATCAAGGGCGACGCGGACCTCTGGGCGGCGTGCATCGGTGGCGCCATGCAGATCGACGACTACACCGACGTGATCGAGATGCCGGGCTTCGCGGACGTCGAGGTCAGGGAAAATCCACAGTACGAGTTCGTCTCGGAGCGGGCACAGGGTGCGTGCCAGGCGTACGGCGTGAAGAGCATCTCCCTGCGCGCCCGCAATCGCTGA
- a CDS encoding helix-turn-helix transcriptional regulator yields the protein MAPHLDEGDDHGGTGGGTTARSTAIDDVAYLTRSEHRIAVLEALAERPRSRADLRELTGVSSSTIGRTLREFEERRWIRRNGHRYETTQLGAFVASGMVELLERFETERRLRDVWRLLPAEVRNLRLETLADAVVTAAAVDDPYRPVNRFVSLLRETEQFRFVGFDLALLEPCRTELCRRIVDGMRTEIIDPPSVARYIRSTYPELSAETLESGNLTVLLHDDLLDYGICLFDDRVGICGYNPDSGTVRVMIDTDAPAVREWAESVYESYRREARPLALETPTN from the coding sequence ATGGCTCCGCACCTCGACGAGGGCGACGACCACGGAGGAACCGGCGGTGGAACGACGGCGCGATCGACCGCCATCGACGACGTCGCGTACCTCACACGATCGGAACACCGCATCGCCGTCCTCGAGGCGCTGGCCGAACGACCGCGGAGTCGCGCCGACCTCCGCGAGCTGACGGGCGTCTCGTCGTCGACGATCGGGCGGACGCTTCGCGAGTTCGAAGAACGACGCTGGATCCGCAGGAACGGACACCGGTACGAGACCACGCAACTCGGCGCGTTCGTCGCATCGGGGATGGTGGAGCTGCTCGAACGGTTCGAAACCGAGCGCCGGCTTCGCGACGTCTGGCGCTTGCTTCCGGCCGAAGTCCGGAATCTACGTCTCGAGACGCTGGCCGACGCGGTCGTGACGGCCGCCGCGGTCGACGACCCGTACCGTCCGGTGAACCGATTCGTGTCGCTGCTGCGGGAGACGGAGCAGTTCCGGTTCGTCGGGTTCGACCTGGCCCTGCTCGAGCCCTGTCGAACCGAACTCTGTCGGCGGATCGTCGACGGCATGCGAACCGAGATCATCGATCCGCCGAGCGTCGCCCGATACATTCGTTCGACGTACCCGGAGCTGTCGGCGGAAACCCTGGAAAGCGGGAACCTCACGGTCCTGCTTCACGACGATCTGCTGGACTACGGTATCTGCCTCTTCGACGACCGGGTCGGCATCTGCGGCTACAACCCCGACAGCGGAACGGTGCGGGTCATGATCGACACCGACGCACCGGCGGTGCGCGAGTGGGCGGAGTCGGTCTACGAGTCCTACCGGCGCGAGGCCCGGCCGCTCGCGCTCGAAACGCCGACGAACTGA
- a CDS encoding NADPH:quinone reductase, whose translation MRAVRLSEHGGPDVLHVEEIDRPDPAADELLLEVDAAGVNPVDTYFRDGSYPPADAPFTPGVDFAGTVAETGSDVEGFAEGDRVYGTGIGNGSFQGSYAEYATVPTDRVVHLPDGVDATEAGTAGVVGVTAWRALIDHAGLEPAERCLVHGGSGGVGHVAVQIGDAVSARVVTTASEKYHDVLEERGAETVLDYGRDDLADAVLEASDGGVDAILDHRLDDYLQFDADVAAEGARVVGIGENSPDPAFTNDGAARSKDVSYRFMSMFNTPDLRVPLRGVAHLMAVGRLSIDVARSYDLEEAARAQRDVMEESFFGKLVIEP comes from the coding sequence ATGCGCGCCGTACGACTTTCGGAACACGGCGGTCCGGACGTATTGCACGTCGAAGAGATCGATCGGCCCGATCCCGCGGCGGACGAACTGTTGCTCGAGGTCGACGCCGCCGGCGTCAACCCCGTCGACACCTACTTCCGGGACGGCTCGTACCCGCCGGCCGACGCCCCCTTCACGCCGGGCGTCGACTTCGCCGGGACCGTCGCGGAGACGGGATCGGACGTCGAGGGCTTCGCCGAGGGCGACCGCGTCTACGGCACCGGCATCGGGAACGGATCGTTCCAGGGGTCGTACGCCGAGTACGCGACGGTGCCGACCGACCGCGTCGTCCACCTCCCCGACGGCGTCGACGCGACCGAGGCGGGGACGGCGGGCGTCGTCGGCGTCACCGCCTGGCGCGCGCTGATCGACCACGCCGGCCTCGAGCCCGCCGAGCGCTGTCTCGTCCACGGCGGCTCCGGCGGCGTCGGCCACGTCGCCGTCCAGATCGGGGACGCCGTGAGCGCCCGCGTCGTGACGACGGCCTCCGAGAAGTACCACGACGTCCTCGAGGAGCGCGGCGCCGAGACCGTCCTCGACTACGGCCGCGACGACCTCGCGGACGCCGTGCTCGAGGCGAGCGACGGCGGCGTGGACGCGATCCTCGACCACCGACTCGACGACTACCTCCAGTTCGACGCCGACGTCGCGGCCGAGGGCGCCAGGGTCGTCGGCATCGGCGAAAACAGCCCCGACCCGGCGTTCACGAACGACGGCGCGGCCCGCTCGAAGGACGTCAGCTACCGGTTCATGAGCATGTTCAACACGCCGGATCTGCGCGTGCCGCTGCGCGGAGTCGCGCACCTCATGGCCGTCGGTCGACTCTCGATCGACGTCGCCCGGAGCTACGACCTCGAGGAGGCCGCACGGGCGCAGCGCGACGTGATGGAGGAGAGCTTCTTCGGGAAACTCGTCATCGAACCGTAA
- a CDS encoding cation:proton antiporter encodes MVLEAFQLYDLLLVLVGIAVLGAAILPRFIAELPATDPLFYIVFGYVLFSLPLGIPEPDPLAQGHMTERLTELGVIVALMTVGLKIDRPPGLRSWESAWRLIGITMPLTIGLAALVGWWAGLAVPTAMLFGAVIAPTDPVIASEVQVEGPGGSTEEEPKEDAAGRRDEVRYALSAESGLNDGFVFPFTNVAIAMALVGVSPANWIGEWILVDVLFKIGVALVGGLVLGYLLARLVFVKPVEEPLPKAMLGLEALGGTFAVYGLIEFLGGYGFIGVFIAATVLRDYERRHAFYEPLHDLSEKSEQLLQIAIVTLFGGAIAGGLLAPLTLELFLAAVAIVFVVRPVSGIVALLGFDRSWSERLAISFFGLRGIGTFYYLAYALNQAPFADPEAIWALAATTILLSAVVLGISATPIIEKRLGAESPELGEVIGEESSG; translated from the coding sequence ATGGTCCTCGAAGCCTTCCAGTTGTACGATCTATTACTCGTTCTCGTCGGGATCGCCGTCCTCGGAGCCGCAATTCTACCGCGGTTTATCGCGGAATTGCCGGCGACGGATCCGCTCTTTTACATCGTATTCGGATACGTCCTGTTCTCGCTTCCGCTCGGTATTCCGGAACCCGATCCGCTCGCACAGGGGCACATGACGGAGCGGCTCACCGAACTCGGCGTCATCGTCGCGCTGATGACCGTCGGTCTAAAAATCGATCGACCGCCCGGCTTACGGTCCTGGGAGAGCGCGTGGCGGTTGATCGGGATCACGATGCCGCTGACGATCGGTCTGGCGGCGCTGGTCGGCTGGTGGGCCGGCCTCGCGGTTCCGACGGCGATGCTCTTCGGCGCCGTGATCGCGCCGACCGATCCCGTGATCGCCTCCGAAGTACAGGTCGAAGGGCCCGGAGGGAGCACCGAAGAGGAACCGAAAGAGGACGCGGCCGGCCGGAGGGACGAAGTTCGATACGCGCTCTCGGCCGAGTCGGGTCTCAACGACGGGTTCGTGTTCCCGTTTACGAACGTAGCGATCGCGATGGCGCTCGTCGGCGTCTCCCCCGCCAACTGGATCGGCGAGTGGATTCTCGTCGACGTGCTGTTCAAAATCGGCGTCGCGCTCGTCGGCGGCCTCGTCCTCGGGTACCTGCTGGCGAGGCTCGTCTTCGTCAAGCCGGTCGAGGAACCGCTTCCGAAGGCGATGCTCGGGTTGGAAGCGCTGGGCGGAACGTTCGCCGTCTACGGCCTGATCGAATTCCTGGGCGGATACGGCTTCATCGGCGTCTTCATCGCCGCGACGGTGCTTCGCGACTACGAACGTCGCCACGCGTTCTACGAGCCGCTGCACGACCTCTCCGAGAAGTCCGAACAGCTGCTCCAGATCGCGATCGTAACGCTCTTCGGCGGCGCGATCGCCGGCGGACTGCTCGCCCCGCTGACGCTCGAGTTGTTCCTCGCCGCCGTGGCGATCGTGTTCGTCGTTCGGCCCGTATCGGGAATCGTGGCCTTGCTCGGCTTCGATCGCAGCTGGAGCGAACGACTGGCGATTTCGTTCTTCGGACTGCGCGGGATCGGGACGTTCTACTACCTCGCATACGCCCTAAATCAGGCCCCTTTCGCAGATCCGGAGGCTATCTGGGCGCTCGCCGCGACGACGATTCTGCTCTCGGCCGTCGTGCTCGGAATCTCGGCGACACCGATCATCGAAAAGAGACTCGGAGCGGAAAGTCCGGAACTGGGGGAAGTGATCGGAGAAGAGAGTTCGGGCTGA
- a CDS encoding pyridoxal phosphate-dependent aminotransferase codes for MTEFAARVEQVSISGIREVFEAASEDAINLGIGQPDFPTPEHARRGAIEAIEAERTDAYTSNKGTRSLREAIATKYDRDYGIDVDPADVIATSGGSEALHLALEAHVDAGQEVIFPDPGFVSYDALTRIAGGTPKPVPLRDDLTLDPATVEEAITDETAAFVVNSPANPTGAVQSEEDIREFARIADEHGVLCLSDEVYEHIVFDGEHHSPLKFAETDNVVVISACSKTYSMTGWRLGWVVASNRRIERMLRVHQYAQACASAPAQFAAEAALTGPQEPVREMVDAFEERRDVVLDGLEDAGLEVPTPSGAFYAMPKVPDGWCEEVLDRDVIVVPGDAFGANGEGYARLSYATGMEELKEALEIIDGATKAVR; via the coding sequence ATGACGGAGTTTGCAGCCCGGGTCGAGCAGGTGTCGATCAGCGGTATTCGAGAGGTCTTCGAGGCCGCGAGCGAGGACGCGATCAACCTCGGGATCGGACAGCCGGACTTTCCGACCCCCGAACACGCTCGCCGCGGCGCGATCGAAGCCATCGAGGCCGAGCGGACCGACGCCTACACGTCGAACAAGGGGACGCGGTCGCTTCGCGAGGCGATCGCGACCAAGTACGACCGCGACTACGGGATCGACGTCGACCCCGCGGACGTCATCGCCACGTCGGGCGGCAGCGAGGCGCTGCACCTGGCCCTCGAGGCCCACGTCGACGCCGGCCAGGAGGTCATCTTCCCCGATCCCGGCTTCGTTTCCTACGACGCGCTGACCCGGATCGCCGGCGGGACGCCGAAGCCGGTCCCGCTTCGGGACGACCTCACGCTCGATCCCGCCACGGTCGAGGAGGCCATCACCGACGAGACGGCCGCGTTCGTCGTCAACAGCCCCGCGAATCCGACGGGCGCCGTCCAGAGCGAGGAGGACATCCGCGAGTTCGCTCGCATCGCGGACGAACACGGCGTGCTCTGTCTCTCCGACGAGGTGTACGAGCACATCGTCTTCGACGGCGAGCACCACTCGCCGCTGAAATTCGCCGAGACGGACAACGTCGTCGTCATCAGCGCCTGCTCGAAGACGTACTCGATGACGGGCTGGCGCCTCGGATGGGTCGTCGCCTCGAACCGCCGGATCGAGCGCATGCTCCGGGTCCACCAGTACGCCCAGGCCTGCGCCTCCGCCCCCGCGCAGTTCGCCGCGGAGGCGGCCCTGACGGGGCCGCAGGAGCCGGTCCGCGAGATGGTCGACGCCTTCGAAGAGCGTCGCGACGTCGTCCTCGACGGCCTCGAGGACGCCGGTCTCGAGGTGCCCACACCCTCCGGCGCGTTCTACGCCATGCCGAAGGTGCCCGACGGCTGGTGCGAAGAGGTCCTCGACCGAGACGTGATCGTCGTCCCCGGCGACGCCTTCGGCGCGAACGGCGAGGGCTACGCCCGCCTCTCCTACGCGACGGGGATGGAGGAATTGAAAGAGGCGCTCGAGATCATCGACGGCGCGACGAAGGCGGTTCGGTAA
- a CDS encoding DUF6517 family protein, with product MTTSRRSFLAAGAGGGLALTSGCLDVVFGGEPLEFDADRVAPADAALADADYDEHEIDQRSLDRTIGAGVERQVRGSFWTSTYTKRREYEGELRDASMFAAVSVPGMKALGRSVNPLDGLSSEELLEEILERVDGEYGSIENVTHEESFSLEILDAGREVDTFVGETVFESEPVDVDVTITSFNHEDDLIVLLGSHPDLLAEESANLEILMESVEHPV from the coding sequence ATGACGACCTCTCGACGATCGTTTCTCGCTGCGGGGGCCGGCGGGGGACTCGCGCTCACGTCCGGCTGTCTGGACGTCGTATTCGGCGGCGAGCCGCTCGAGTTCGACGCCGATCGCGTCGCCCCGGCCGATGCAGCGCTCGCGGACGCCGACTACGACGAACACGAGATCGACCAACGGTCACTCGACCGAACGATCGGCGCCGGCGTCGAACGGCAGGTACGCGGCTCGTTCTGGACGTCGACCTACACGAAACGGCGCGAATACGAGGGCGAACTGCGCGACGCGAGCATGTTCGCCGCGGTTTCGGTACCGGGTATGAAAGCCCTCGGGCGCTCGGTCAACCCGCTCGACGGACTGTCGAGCGAGGAGCTCCTAGAGGAGATTCTCGAGCGGGTGGACGGCGAGTACGGCTCGATCGAGAACGTCACTCACGAGGAGTCGTTCTCGCTCGAGATCCTCGACGCGGGCCGGGAGGTCGACACCTTCGTCGGCGAGACGGTGTTCGAGAGCGAGCCGGTAGACGTCGACGTCACGATCACGTCGTTCAACCACGAGGACGACCTCATCGTCCTGCTCGGGAGCCACCCCGACCTGCTCGCCGAGGAGTCGGCGAACCTCGAGATCCTGATGGAATCGGTCGAACATCCGGTCTGA
- a CDS encoding 2-oxoacid:ferredoxin oxidoreductase subunit beta has translation MSSDVRFTDFKSDKQPTWCPGCGDFGTMNGMMKALAETGNDPDNTFVVAGIGCSGKIGTYMHSYALHGVHGRALPLATGVKMARPDIEVMAAGGDGDGYSIGAGHFVHAVRRNVDMSYVVMDNRIYGLTKGQASPTSRSDFETATTPEGPKQPPVNPLALALASGATFIAQSFASDALRHQEIVQEAIEHDGFGFVNVFSPCVTFNDVDTYDYFRDSLVDLKEEDHDPNDYEAAKQVVLDGEKEYQGVMYKNENSVPYHEQHGVTEDMSDLPDGAPEGAMDLVREFY, from the coding sequence ATGAGCTCCGACGTTCGATTCACAGACTTCAAATCCGACAAGCAGCCCACGTGGTGTCCCGGATGCGGCGACTTCGGGACGATGAACGGCATGATGAAAGCCCTCGCCGAGACCGGCAACGACCCCGACAACACCTTCGTGGTGGCCGGGATCGGCTGTTCCGGCAAGATCGGGACCTACATGCACAGCTACGCCCTTCACGGGGTTCACGGCCGTGCGCTCCCGCTCGCGACCGGCGTCAAGATGGCCCGTCCGGACATCGAGGTCATGGCCGCCGGCGGCGACGGCGACGGCTACTCGATCGGCGCCGGCCACTTCGTCCACGCCGTCCGCCGCAACGTCGACATGTCCTACGTCGTCATGGACAACCGCATCTACGGGCTGACCAAGGGCCAGGCCTCGCCGACTTCGCGCTCGGACTTCGAGACCGCGACGACGCCGGAAGGACCGAAACAGCCGCCGGTCAATCCGCTCGCGCTCGCGCTCGCCTCCGGCGCGACCTTCATCGCCCAGTCGTTCGCCTCGGACGCGCTGCGCCACCAGGAGATCGTCCAGGAGGCGATCGAACACGACGGCTTCGGCTTCGTCAACGTCTTCAGCCCCTGCGTCACGTTCAACGACGTCGACACCTACGACTACTTCCGCGACTCGCTGGTCGACCTCAAGGAGGAAGATCACGATCCGAACGACTACGAGGCCGCCAAGCAGGTCGTCCTCGACGGCGAGAAGGAGTACCAGGGCGTGATGTACAAGAACGAGAACTCCGTGCCGTACCACGAACAGCACGGCGTCACCGAAGACATGTCCGATCTCCCCGACGGCGCGCCCGAGGGCGCGATGGATCTCGTCCGCGAGTTCTACTGA
- a CDS encoding 2-oxoacid:acceptor oxidoreductase subunit alpha → MVEDLNWAIGGEAGDGIDSTGKIFAQALSRAGRHVFTSKDFASRIRGGYTAYKIRTSVDEVQSVVDRLDILVALTQRTIDENLDELHEGSAIIYDGERSWDADIPEDIMGVDVPLKSLAEDAGGSIMRNVVALGAACELTGFDVEYLDESLEKRFGGKGSQIVENNKEAARLGQEYVRENYDLGDLGYDLETTDNDYVLLNGDEAIGMGAIAAGCRFYAGYPITPATDVMTYLTGRIEEFGGHVVQAEDELAAINMALGAARGGARSMTATSGPGIDLMAETFGLVATSETPLVIVDVMRSGPSTGMPTKQEQGDLNMTLYGGHGEIPRFVVAPTTISECFWKTVEAFNYAEKYQTPVYVVADLSLAVTEQTFEPETFDMDEVEVDRGKLVDEDDVDEWLDAQGRFRAHAVTEDGVSPRAIPGTTDAAHMSTGLEHDELGRRTEDQDDRVQQVDKRNRKVETAKEEETWEYRDFGDPDADTLVISWGSNEGALVEALDYLEDDGVDVRVISVPYIFPRPDLSEEIETADDVIVVEANATGQFADVIEHDALTRVKRINKYTGVRFKADELAEEITTKLTEEVPAQ, encoded by the coding sequence ATGGTTGAGGACCTCAACTGGGCGATTGGAGGCGAAGCTGGCGACGGCATCGACTCCACCGGTAAGATCTTCGCTCAGGCGCTCTCGCGTGCCGGGCGACACGTATTCACCTCGAAAGACTTCGCGTCACGGATTCGCGGCGGATATACGGCCTACAAGATCCGGACGTCCGTCGACGAGGTCCAGAGCGTCGTCGACCGCCTCGACATCCTCGTCGCACTGACCCAGCGAACGATCGACGAAAATCTGGACGAGCTCCACGAGGGCAGCGCTATCATCTACGACGGCGAACGCTCCTGGGACGCCGACATCCCCGAGGATATCATGGGCGTCGACGTGCCCCTGAAATCCCTCGCCGAGGACGCCGGCGGCTCGATCATGCGTAACGTCGTCGCGCTCGGCGCCGCCTGCGAGCTCACCGGCTTCGACGTCGAGTACCTGGACGAGTCCCTGGAGAAGCGCTTCGGCGGCAAGGGGTCGCAGATCGTGGAGAACAACAAGGAGGCGGCCCGCCTCGGCCAGGAGTACGTCCGGGAGAACTACGACCTGGGCGACCTCGGCTACGACCTCGAGACGACCGACAACGATTACGTTCTGCTCAACGGCGACGAGGCGATCGGGATGGGTGCGATCGCGGCGGGCTGTCGGTTCTACGCCGGCTACCCGATCACGCCGGCGACGGACGTGATGACGTACCTCACCGGCCGAATCGAGGAGTTCGGCGGCCACGTCGTCCAGGCGGAGGACGAACTGGCCGCGATCAACATGGCGCTCGGCGCCGCGCGCGGTGGTGCGCGCTCGATGACGGCGACTTCGGGCCCCGGTATCGACCTCATGGCCGAGACGTTCGGACTGGTCGCGACCAGCGAGACGCCGCTGGTCATCGTCGACGTCATGCGCTCCGGTCCCTCGACCGGGATGCCGACGAAGCAGGAACAGGGCGATCTCAATATGACGCTCTACGGCGGTCACGGCGAGATTCCGCGGTTCGTCGTCGCGCCGACGACGATCTCGGAGTGTTTCTGGAAGACCGTCGAGGCGTTCAACTACGCCGAGAAGTACCAGACGCCGGTCTACGTCGTCGCCGACCTCTCGCTCGCGGTCACGGAACAGACCTTCGAGCCCGAGACCTTCGACATGGACGAGGTCGAGGTCGACCGCGGCAAACTCGTCGACGAGGACGATGTCGACGAGTGGCTCGACGCCCAGGGTCGGTTCCGCGCTCACGCCGTCACCGAGGACGGCGTCAGCCCGCGCGCCATTCCCGGCACGACCGACGCCGCCCACATGAGCACGGGCCTCGAACACGACGAACTCGGTCGCCGGACCGAAGACCAGGACGACCGCGTCCAGCAGGTCGACAAGCGAAACCGAAAGGTCGAGACGGCCAAAGAAGAGGAGACGTGGGAGTATCGTGACTTCGGTGATCCCGACGCCGATACCCTCGTCATCTCGTGGGGATCGAACGAAGGTGCGCTCGTCGAGGCGCTCGACTACCTCGAGGACGACGGCGTCGACGTCCGCGTCATCTCGGTGCCGTACATCTTCCCGCGGCCGGACCTGAGCGAGGAGATCGAGACGGCCGACGACGTGATCGTCGTCGAGGCGAACGCGACCGGCCAGTTCGCCGACGTGATCGAACACGACGCACTTACCCGCGTAAAGCGCATCAATAAGTACACCGGCGTCCGCTTCAAGGCGGACGAACTCGCAGAAGAGATTACCACCAAACTCACCGAGGAGGTGCCAGCACAATGA
- a CDS encoding ferredoxin--NADP reductase — protein sequence MVDIEGTPVTVESVRDVGPDTVALELETPDGFDALPGQFVLLRAVPGDDADVDEDDVVARHYTLSSSSVEDTFEITVGVDPDGDLSPWLAGLEGGETVHVQGPFGEITYERDRDVVAIAGGPGVGPAVSIAEAAHGAGHEAVVVYQDDEPAHVDRLENLEDEGVTVVFVDEGDEAELSGTVEAHLEEGQHYVFGFHDFVTFVAEAIDDAGGDSDEALIENFG from the coding sequence ATGGTCGATATCGAAGGAACGCCAGTTACCGTCGAATCGGTACGCGACGTCGGGCCGGACACCGTCGCACTCGAGCTCGAAACGCCGGACGGGTTCGATGCACTTCCGGGACAGTTCGTCCTGCTTCGAGCCGTGCCGGGCGACGACGCGGACGTCGACGAGGACGACGTCGTCGCGCGCCACTACACGCTCTCGTCGTCGTCGGTCGAGGACACCTTCGAGATTACGGTCGGCGTCGACCCCGACGGCGACCTCTCGCCGTGGCTCGCCGGCCTCGAGGGCGGCGAGACCGTCCACGTCCAGGGACCGTTCGGCGAGATCACCTACGAGCGGGATCGCGACGTCGTCGCGATCGCCGGCGGACCGGGCGTCGGTCCCGCGGTCTCGATCGCCGAAGCGGCTCACGGCGCCGGTCACGAGGCGGTCGTCGTCTACCAGGACGACGAACCCGCCCACGTCGACCGGCTCGAGAACCTCGAGGACGAGGGCGTGACGGTCGTCTTCGTCGACGAGGGTGACGAGGCGGAACTGAGCGGGACGGTCGAAGCGCACCTCGAGGAGGGCCAGCACTACGTTTTCGGCTTCCACGACTTCGTCACGTTCGTCGCGGAGGCGATCGACGACGCCGGCGGCGATTCCGACGAGGCGCTGATCGAGAATTTCGGCTAG